In one Nicotiana tabacum cultivar K326 unplaced genomic scaffold, ASM71507v2 Un00298, whole genome shotgun sequence genomic region, the following are encoded:
- the LOC142179071 gene encoding auxin-induced protein 22A-like produces MATELEITELRLGIPGEKKRVFSEIDNDRSSSNVNDDDDVKCHNKNQVVGWPPVCAYRRKNYSFNNICEGSKMYVKVSLDGVPFLRKVDLGTQKDYSEFVMNLEKLFGCYGICEAVKDGDSSEYIPIYEDKDGDWMLLGDVPWEMFTESCKRLRIMKRSDAKVIGIRTKDFLKGMYKEK; encoded by the exons ATGGCGACAGAACTTGAAATTACTGAGCTAAGATTGGGAATTCCAGGGGAAAAGAAAAGGGTGTTTTCAGAGATTGACAATGATCGAAGTAGCAGCAACGTTAACGACGATGATGATGTTAAGTGTCACAACAAAAACCAAGTTGTTGGTTGGCCGCCGGTTTGTGCTTATCGGAGAAAGAATTATAGCTTTAATAATATTTGTGAAGGATCGAAAATGTACGTGAAAGTTAGCTTAGATGGTGTCCCTTTTCTTAGAAAAGTTGATTTGGGAACTCAAAAGGACTACTCTGAATTTGTGATGAATCTTGAAAAGCTCTTTGGTTGCTATGGCATTT GCGAAGCGGTGAAAGATGGAGACAGTTCAGAGTACATTCCTATATACGAGGACAAAGATGGAGACTGGATGCTTCTCGGCGACGTTCCCTGGGA GATGTTTACTGAATCATGCAAAAGGCTGAGGATCATGAAGAGATCGGATGCAAAGGTGATAGGGATTCGAACAAAGGACTTTCTCAAGGGAATGTACAAAGAGAAATGA
- the LOC107773398 gene encoding auxin-responsive protein IAA1, translating into MSSEKTKTKNLSESDDSSLSFEETELTLGLRRDSERQICGAKRGLSSEAVELRLGSSTSRNPHDQNYEDDHYCNNEISIATKPSAKTQVIGWPPVRSNRKKIGVVKKCKYVKVAVDGAPYLRKVDLEMYSSYDQLLIALEHMFTCLTTICNFVNERKLMDPINGVEYLPTYEDKDGDWMLVGDVPWKMFVESCKRLRLMRSSEAIGLAPRTNVLMAKCSSTS; encoded by the exons ATGTCATcggaaaaaacaaaaacaaagaactTGTCGGAATCCGATGATTCCAGTCTCAGTTTCGAGGAAACTGAGCTCACTCTTGGGTTACGCCGAGATTCAGAAAGACAAATCTGTGGTGCGAAACGTGGACTCTCATCTGAAGCTGTTGAGTTGAGGCTAGGAAGCTCTACTTCCAGAAATCCTCACGATCAAAACTACGAAGATGATCATTATTGCAACAACGAAATCTCCATCGCAACCAAACCTTCGGCAAA GACACAAGTAATTGGATGGCCACCAGTGAGATCAAACAGGAAGAAGATAGGAGTAGTAAAGAAGTGCAAATACGTGAAGGTGGCAGTAGATGGAGCTCCCTACTTGAGAAAAGTTGACTTGGAGATGTACAGCAGCTATGACCAGCTGCTAATTGCTTTGGAACACATGTTTACTTGCCTAACAACAATCT GTAACTTTGTAAATGAGAGGAAGCTTATGGACCCTATAAATGGTGTCGAATACTTGCCAACTTATGAAGACAAAGATGGGGATTGGATGCTAGTTGGAGACGTTCCATGGAA AATGTTTGTTGAATCTTGCAAGAGGCTCAGGTTGATGAGGAGCTCGGAGGCCATTGGATTAG CTCCAAGGACTAACGTATTAATGGCGAAATGCTCGAGTACAAGTTGA